The Actinobacillus suis ATCC 33415 DNA segment CAACCGCGTTATAGCTTACGTGTACGTAACAATGAATTTAACCACGCTAACTTACAAATCGCGATTGATGAAGCGCATAGCTTAGGTAAAAAGTTCTATGTGGTGGTGAATATTGCGCCGCACAACTCAAAGCTAAAAACCTTTATCAAAGATTTAAAAGTTGTGGTGGATATGAAACCGGATGCACTGATTATGTCCGATCCCGGTTTAATTATGTTAGTGCGTGAAAACTTCCCGGAAATCGATATTCACCTTTCGGTACAAGCGAATGCGGTAAACTGGGCAACGGTAAAATTCTGGAAACAAATGGGACTTACTCGAGTAATTCTTTCACGTGAATTATCATTGGAAGAAATCGAAGAAATCCGCCAACAAGTACCAGACATCGAGCTTGAAATCTTCGTACACGGCGCACTTTGTATGGCATATTCAGGTCGTTGCCTATTGTCCGGTTATATCAATAAACGTGACCCGAACCAAGGTACTTGTACCAACGCTTGCCGTTGGGAATACAAAATGGAAGAAGGTACGACAGATGACGTTGGTAATATTGTGCCACAATCTGCCGTTCAACGTTACGAGCCGGAGATCGAAGTGAAAAATATTGCGCCGACATTAGGTGAAGGCTCACATACCGATAAAGTATTCTTATACACTGAGCCAAATCGCCCAGACGAACAAATGACTGCATTTGAAGATGAACACGGCACTTACTTTATGAACTCAAAAGACTTACGTGCCGTACAACACGTAGAAAGATTAACCCAAATGGGCGTTCACTCACTCAAAATTGAGGGACGTACTAAGTCGTTCTACTATTGTGCGCGTACCGCTCAAGTTTATCGTAAAGCAATTGACGATGCTGCGGCAGGTAAACCGTTCGATGAATCATTAATGGACACCTTAGAATCACTCGCACATCGTGGTTATACCGAAGGTTTCTTACGCCGTCATACGCACGATGAATACCAAAACTATGAATACGGCTACTCAATTTCGGAACGCCAACAATTTGTGGGTGAATTCACCGGTAAACGTAACGCTGAAGGTATGGCGGAAGTAGCGGTAAAAAATAAATTCCTCGTGGGGGATTCGGTAGAAATGATGACCCCGAAAGGTAATATCGTGTTTAAAATCGAGCGTATGCTAAACCGCAAAAATGAACAAGTGGAAGCGGGGCTTGGTGACGGACATTTTGTCTTTTTAGATGTACCGGTGAATATTGAACTAGATTATGCACTTTTAATGCGTAATCTTATAGATTCTAATACAAGAAATCCGCACAAAGCGTGATCAATCTCACAAATTTAGCAATATATTGTAAAGATTGAAAATTTATTATTGCAGTTATGAATTAAATTCATATAATTAAGATTCAATACTCATAGAAGTATGACTCCATAATAAGTTTTACCCCTCTGGAATGAGGGGTTTTTTTATGCTTATTAGAAATTTACACGATTAAATCGTCTTTCCTTTCTTTCTCGATTTTTAAGTATAATATTTCGTTAAAATTTTTTATGTGGGACTCTTATGCTAGCGCAAATTAAAAATAATAAAAGCCAAATCTATTCGGGACTAATTGCTCTGTTCTTTATTTTAATACTTCAATTTAAACTTAGTTACAGTCTTATCCCTATCTTATTAGCATTATCTGGGATCGCATTACTGATACCACACATAAAAAATAAATCC contains these protein-coding regions:
- the yegQ gene encoding tRNA 5-hydroxyuridine modification protein YegQ — translated: MSELKYPKPELLSPAGTLKNMRYAFAYGADAVYAGQPRYSLRVRNNEFNHANLQIAIDEAHSLGKKFYVVVNIAPHNSKLKTFIKDLKVVVDMKPDALIMSDPGLIMLVRENFPEIDIHLSVQANAVNWATVKFWKQMGLTRVILSRELSLEEIEEIRQQVPDIELEIFVHGALCMAYSGRCLLSGYINKRDPNQGTCTNACRWEYKMEEGTTDDVGNIVPQSAVQRYEPEIEVKNIAPTLGEGSHTDKVFLYTEPNRPDEQMTAFEDEHGTYFMNSKDLRAVQHVERLTQMGVHSLKIEGRTKSFYYCARTAQVYRKAIDDAAAGKPFDESLMDTLESLAHRGYTEGFLRRHTHDEYQNYEYGYSISERQQFVGEFTGKRNAEGMAEVAVKNKFLVGDSVEMMTPKGNIVFKIERMLNRKNEQVEAGLGDGHFVFLDVPVNIELDYALLMRNLIDSNTRNPHKA